The Stigmatopora argus isolate UIUO_Sarg chromosome 6, RoL_Sarg_1.0, whole genome shotgun sequence region attattagtagtagtgtagttgtagttttagtagtagtagtactattagtagtagttgtagttttagtagtagtagtacttttAGTAGTAGTGTAGTAGCAGAagtagttttagtagtagtagtactagtggtagtagttttagtagtactagttttagtagtactagtagtactagttttagtagtactagtagtagcagttttagtagtagtagtagcagttttagtagtagtagtagtagcagttttagtagtagtactagtagtagtagtagtagtagtgatcaTTATTTCACCACAGGAAGATGTCTGCTTGTCAGGCTATCAGCATCACGTGTCATCGTTTTGCGGTCCCGCCCCCCTCACGCAAGCGGAGCAAGAACTACAGAGGATCAAGCTCACCGAGGTCAGAGGTCAAAATCGGCTCGCTAAGTATTCGCCCCCTTCGTTTTTGCTTGCATTTTGGCATTCTACGTTTGGAATCAATTGAGGTTCAATTCTGAAATACTTTTGTGGGCATGTATGcatcaaaagaaagaaaatatactAATTTAATCTATTTTATGTGGGACAAAGTGTGGAACAAGGTCAAAGTGGgtgggtgtgggggggggggggttgtttacCTTTGTGAGGCGCTTGAttggattgatttgtttgctAACCCATGACTGTGATTCTTTTCACATGGCCAAGTCAAACAGGTACACATCCTTCATTCATgacttttctgaaccgcttatcctcacaagggccgcggggggtgctggaggcttcaccggtggccagccaatcacagggcacaacctgtaaagtaccctaaaatgacacaaaatggagtcactgcctgccattgacaacaatagaggtCCAACTCAACTgaaactggctgtggatgctcatctttaagTGCTATCAAATTCCCTTTTGATGGCCAAAAATACATTGGTCCAGTCCACATGAGATTTAGTGTGTTGGACACCCTTGTCCTCTGTTCACCTTGAAAGAGTTACGAGTGGCAGGAAaagttttcatttgaattgtcAAAATGGCCGACGCGGCACACGGCCCGTTAAGACATCACGACAGCTCTTTCGGCAACCGACATGCGTCAGTGATGTCGACGGATAATCCCTCTATATAAAAGACGTTGACATCATATCTTAAAGGAATTTTTAAGAGTTAGCTCTCGACCGCTAAACTGCAGGACCGCACTGACGCCCGTGTGTGCCAGGTGAGTTACCTTCTTAATCCATTTTCTTTGAGTTCAACAGCACAAATAATTGGCTACTGGACACAACTAGGACTTGATCGACCCTCAGGGGGGGGCTCCCTCAAATGAGGGTGTCCCGTGGTAATGGCCAAAACACCCGATGATCTTGAGGTACACTCTgaagtccagaaaatacgtttTGTGTGTCCGAATAGCTGCTCGTTATCGATGAATAGTGAAAAATTTTGTCGCCGTGATAATTAGACCTACAAGAAAGTCGAAGGTCCAGTTGGTGAAAAATTTAGTTgatttttgcccataaaaagGAAACTTAATGGCATGGAAAGATGAGCatcaattggacatctattgttggCAATGGTGGACATTGagtccattttgtgtcattttatgGTACTTACGGGtcattttatgtaaatttaggatcatttcctattgatgtAGATGGGAATTACCTTGCTAGTTCCTGTGTGttgctttttcctcatttttgaccatttcccaagttattttgaggcattttaagtTTTGCCTGCAGGGGGCGACAGAACGAacattattgtagatttttcctgtgtctgtattctcactcttttgctaccgtgacagtgaaatttccccaatacgggatgaataaagttatctaatccaatcaGAAAATGCAGAACTCATAAAATTCAAGTTCTAAGTGCccgtaccccccaaaaaatccaagtatTTAATTCTGTttatacagtatgaatgagctacaaagtcaggCACAGCACCTTTGCGGGTCTGGTCGTATGTTTGAACCCACTGCTTTAAAGGAAGTGCTACTATTTCTATCAGAGGAATGCCAAAGACACAATAACTTTCCATAACcacttaaaaaaacagctcCCATTTTCAATAACagacaaaacaaagaacaatGTCAATTGAAACGTCGCACGCTGAAATTGTCCTCATCTAAAAGACGTGACTTGGCTCCATAAAGACGGGCAAACATCAAAGTAGATTGGCATCAAGTGACGACCATTCAAAGAAAGCGGCGAGTTCTGGGAAAGTCTTTGAGATCCTAATCACCTCCTGAATAAGACAACTAAAAAAGCCCAAAACTCAATTCTGTCTGTTCTTACAGCCACGTTTGCCTCCCCCTGCAGGTGACATCGGAGAACAGCGTGGATAGTAAGCACCAAACCCTTCAAGGCCTGGCTTTCCCAATGCAGGAGACGGCCAGACAAGCACTCCGGCAGTTCGCGCAGAAAAAGATTAACTATTTACAGCTGGTCAGCGCCTCCCCTCTCATCCCCTTTCAATGAGCCCGAAATTCCAAGCCAACCTTGACCTTTACTTTGCCAGAGATTGGACGTGGAGAGGGAGACCATCGAGCTGGTTCATTCGGAACCCACGGACACGCGGGACTTGCCTTGCCGGGTTCCCAAAGACACGCCCAGATATCACTTCTTCCTCTACAAACACTTGCACGAAGGCGACTACCTCGAGTCCATCGGTAGGATGCCATTTTCTATTTCTGCGGAATGTGTCACGGCGGGCTTTTGAACTTGACATCCGGGCGAGACGTTAAGCCGGGCGAGATGGGATGTCTAAAATAAGAGCGCTAATTTGATTTGGGAGAAAAAGTTTTAGCTATCGACCGCAAAGAACGCACTAATTGAGTTAGTTGGCGTCCCTCATCTGGTCTCAGCTCACCCCGATGAAGTGGACCGGTGAGGGGTTGACTTTTAACTGGGTGTTTTGGCGTCCTATCACATGGAAAATTGTTCAGAAATGGGAAAGATCGGGTTTTTTGTACCAAGGGTGACAAATTTTGGGTGGTCGAATTTTAGGACCCACGTCATGTATCCTTAAAATTACAAATCCCAGAATGCCTTGCTGTTATGGCACGTCAATCCACCTGtcctgcatttttatttttatttgtaaggGGGGGCTTGTGGGGTTCAAGGTGACGGGTTATGCAAACAAacgcaaaaaatgaaaaagcattttgattattcgaaacggtactcggacgtttcgtcgaaagacgtttggtggaacggacgtttggtagaacggacgtttggtagaacggccgTTTGGTATAACggccgtttggtagaacagacgtttggtcgccgggttgttactgttgaaaccagctctcagaattataatcatgagaaagagagagtgagtttaatatctaaatatctaatatcaaaacatcaacagtaaactctctgtcataatttgacagcgagcgaacctggcgaccaaacgttcgttctaccaaacgtccgttcaaccaaacgtccggtcgaccaaacgtccggtcgaccaaatgtccggtggaccaaacgtccgttctaccaaacgtccgttcgaccaaacgtccggtcgaccaaacgtccgttcgaccaaacgtctttcgacaaaacgtccggtcacgattcgAAACCAATCAAAAGGATCCTTAAAACAAGAAACTATTATGTGTTATAACtaaagtttttttccttttttgtagcTGTTGGTGAGTtttatgatatatatttttttaaatcctgccTTTGAGAAATGACTAAAACTAATAATTTGGAGGAAAATCAAAGCTGTTcttttatatgtaaatgaatTATTAGCCTGTTAAATTCAAATTTAGAGATGATGATAAAGTAAAGAGTATACAGCtcatttaaaaactaaatgatattaaagttgatttttttaaaataagtatCAATGTCGGGCCAAAACTTGGTCAAgtttgaaattttgagcttaggatgggctccagcacccccaacttCCATGAGGACAGGCACTAAAGACTATCTAAACGGCTGTCTTGCTGatcaaattgacatttttttaatgttaaaaacaaataaaaaaatatggccTTGTATAGTTATCCCATAATAGTAGttcatacatttattttgattgggTTTGCATGGTTAATTAAGTTTATTGAGCCTGAATCGGGGCATAAAATGAGTAACTTGTTCCTTTCATTTTGGGgaatttccaattttttttattgcggaGGAAGTCTGCATGCTCAAACTTGACCGTTATTTCAACGCCGCGTTCGTTAATTCATTGCCGGCATCCGATTGGACGAGGGCGCGTGGAGGCCATACCTGACGTTTGATTGGCTGTCTTCTTTTCTTGGTAGTGTTCATTTACTCCATGCCTGGATACAGCTGCAGCGTTAAGGAGAGGATGCTCTACTCCAGTTGCAAAAGTCGACTTCTGGAAGAGGCGGAGAGAGATTGCCAATTACAGGTGGTCAAAAAGGTAAACGTTACTTTTTAACCAATCAATACAGCGCTTCCCggtgctcttttttttatttctgaggtgtttcccaaccttttttgagctcccacagcactttttgcattgaaaaaaatcccaaggcacaccactaggTGAAAATCTTCTCATTGAAAACGATGTTAACTATATTAACATTCTAAAgttgttctcatcaaagttttatgaACAGGAATGAAATAAACCCAACAAATGATTGGAGGTATTGCTCCATTTCATatggaattaaatgcttttatagtcattatacaagtataatgagatttaaagctttcaccacgaggtacacaaataacaacaacaaacagacaaaaaacagACTAACTACAAACAGAtaactaatcaataaatagtcaacattgaAAAAGTGATTACAtaagccacaggtgtcaaagtggcggcccagggccaaatctggcccgccgcatcattttgtgcggcccaggaaagtaaatcatgagtgccgactttctcttttaggatcaaattaaaatgaagagtatagatttatattaaatttcctgattttcccccttttaaatcaataattgtatttttttaatccattttttctgtgtttttagttcaaaaatcattttgtaaaatctaaaaatatattttaaaaaagctaaaatatacattgttttagatgtataaaaaaactgaatattcagggcttttaatccagttcttttaatcaatgtattaaaaaaatatataaatattatatctaaaatggtccggcccacatgaaatggcgttgaagttaaagcggcccgcgaaccaacccgagtttgaaatCTTGACATAAGCAATCACATATGTTCATTCTGCCGTCAAAATGGCGTCCGCAATGGCAACCAATGCGTTAACGAGgcaccttaaaatgccccaaaacagaaagtcacctggaaatgcaaaagaaaaatCCCCAGTAAGCAACAATCGAACAAGAAGCATCCggaaaagtccctcaaaatcaaaagaaaatcatcaaaaattGACCAAAAGTGACCCGTGACTCCCCTAAAATGCTGCAAAATAACCTCATTAGCCTCCTAAAAGAAGCCATGGTGGCCAAAACGTGACAAATGTTCTCTCGTTCCAGCTGGAAATCGACGACGGAGACGATCTGACGGAGGACTTCCTGTACGAGGAAGTCCATCCCAAGCAACACGCCTTCAAGCAGGCCTTCGCCAAGCCGAGTGGGCCGGCGGGCAAGCGGGGACACAAACGCCTCATTAAGGGCCCGGACGAAGTCGTACAGGACGGCTAGAAGTTTCTACGAGGTGTTTCTCCATTACCGCCacctcgtaaaaaaaaaaaaacaaaaaaaaaacacccacaccTCGACAGGCCCGCGATTAAGCTTTGCTCATAAATTGG contains the following coding sequences:
- the twf2 gene encoding twinfilin-2, producing the protein MFLALVVTPELRDFLAWARGGAVRLIKVRIQDEQLVLGAHREPGQSWDRDYDRFLLPLLDPQEPCYVLYRLDSRNALGFEWLFLSWSPDQSPVKDKMVYAATRATVKKEFGGGHVKYEMFGTTEEDVCLSGYQHHVSSFCGPAPLTQAEQELQRIKLTEVTSENSVDSKHQTLQGLAFPMQETARQALRQFAQKKINYLQLRLDVERETIELVHSEPTDTRDLPCRVPKDTPRYHFFLYKHLHEGDYLESIVFIYSMPGYSCSVKERMLYSSCKSRLLEEAERDCQLQVVKKLEIDDGDDLTEDFLYEEVHPKQHAFKQAFAKPSGPAGKRGHKRLIKGPDEVVQDG